A segment of the Leptospiraceae bacterium genome:
AGAGATGAAACTCCTACCATTCTACAAGATGTAAAAGTAAAAAAAGAAGAAGAACTATCTGAGCTACAGAACAAGAAGCCGTTAAAAAAAATTTACCATCACAAAGTGCAAGAAGAAGTCAGTGAAGAGAAAGTCGAAGTTCGTTCGAAGAAACAACAAAAAGAGCAGGAAAGTGAAAGGATCTTCAACAAAAAAAATGAACAAAGATGGAATCAAAAAGATCAACAAAAAAAGAAAGATGAAAGTAAAGATTTTGAAAAACATCATAGTAGTTCAATTCCTAAAGAAATTACAATCACCGAAAGTATTCAAGTCTCTGAACTTGCTAAGAAATTAAACGTAAAACCTAGTGAAATCATAGCTAGGCTCATGAAGTTAGGGGAGATGGTAACAATCAATCAAGTCTTGGATGCAGATACAGCAGCCATAGTTGCATCGGAATTTGGCACCGAAGTAAAAGTAGTATCTCTTTTTGAAGAAACCATTATCAAAGAAGATGAAGATCGTCCTGAAGATAGGGTACCAAGACCTCCAGTAGTAACCATCATGGGACATGTGGATCATGGGAAGACAAAACTACTGGATGTGATAAGAAAATCCAACGTGGCAGAAAAAGAAGCAGGAGCCATCACCCAACACATAGGAGCGTATCAAGTCACGACCCCAAAAGGGAAAATTACGTTTTTGGATACTCCAGGGCACGAAGCCTTCACAGCCATGAGGGCGAGGGGAGCTTCAATTACAGATATAGTTGTATTAGTGGTTGCAGCTGATGATGGAGTCAAAGAACAAACAATCGAAGCGATACATCACGCTCAGGCGGCAAACGTTCCTATCATCGTAGCCATAAACAAAATTGACCTACCCACAGCTAATCCAGAAAAGGTTCGAAAAGAGTTAGTTCAGTATGGACTTCAACCCGAAGAATGGGGGGGAGATACCATCTTTTGTGAAATTTCTGCAAAAAACAATATTGGTATAGATAACCTTTTGGATATGATTCTTCTTCAAGCCGAGATGATGGAACTTAAAGCCAATCCCAAAGTCAGACCCGTAGGTAGAGTGATTGAGTCAAAAAAGGATCCCGGGAAAGGTCCAGTTGCTACAATTTTGATTCAAAAAGGAACTCTAAAAGAAGGTGATCCTTTCGTGGTGGGTATATATGCAGGAAAGGTGCGCGCAATGTTTGATGATTATGGAAGAAGACTCCAAGTTGCTGAGCCTTCCACTCCTATTGAAATTATTGGTATTGAAGATGTACCAGAACCAGGTGATCCTTTCCATGTCGTAGAATCAGAAAAAGAAGCAAGAGAAATTGCCGCCAAACGAAAATACTATAAACAAATCACGCAAGCAAAATCAAAACAACCCACATGGAAAGACTTAGATGCATGGACCAAAGAACATAAAGAATTAAAAGTGATTATTAAAGCGGATGTTCATGGTTCAGTAGAAGCAATACGAGATGGTCTCATGAAGCTTTCCACAGAGGATGTGAAAGTAAATGTAATTTATGGAGCTGCAGGTCCTATAACGGAGTCCGACGTGAATCTGGCATTAGCATCTAACGCTTTAATTGTATCCTTCCAAGTGAGAGCAACGCCAAAAGCTCAAGAAATCGCAGAACAGAACAATGTCGAAATCAGATATTATAGTATCATTTACAATCTTTTAGAAGATATTGAAAAGGCGATGAAGGGTCTCCTTGAACCCAAAGTCGAAGAAGTAGTTTCAGGAGAGGCTGAAGTTCGTCAAGTATTCCGAATAGCAAAAGTAGGAAACGTGGCAGGTTGTATGGTGCGGAAAGGAAAAATCTCTCGGAATGAAAGAATACGCATTATACGAGATGGAATTGTGGTATATGATGGGGAGGTTTTACAAATCAAACGATTCAAAGAAGACGTATCAGAAGTTGCAGAAGGTTTCGAATGTGGAATTTCCATCAAAGGCTATAATGATATCAAAGAAGGGGATGTGATTGAATTTTATAAAGTCGTTGAAGTAGTTAAAAACTAATTTCAAAATGGATCCCGTTCGTAAAAGGAAGATTGAATCTCTCATACAAAGAGAGGTTAGTGAATACATTTATCAAAAGATTAAAAAGAAAGATGATCGAATAGCCTTTGTCTCTGTAACAAGAGTTGAACTAACAGAAGATTTTGGTTTTGCAAGAATATTTTTTTCATTATTCTCTCCTAATGAAAAAGAAAATCAAACTACTTGGAATATCATCAATCGATACCGAAAGCAGATGCAATCAGAAATATCCAAACAAATCCGACTGAGAAGAACTCCAAAGTTTGAGTTTTTTATCGATACATCCATCAAAGAAGGAGATCGCATATTGGAATTGATAGAAAAAAAATCCTCCTCAGAACAAAAAGATAATCCTGATGCATGATATATGCAGAAAAAAGAGAAAGTGTCATTTTTGCTTATAAACCTGCTGGCATAACCTCTGCTGGCTTTATCAATCTTTTCAAAAAAAAACTCAAAGAGTTGTATCAAGCGAAATTAAAAGTAGGACACACAGGCACACTAGACAAATTCGCAGAAGGATTATTAATCCTTTTGATTGGGCAAGCAACGAGTTTTAGTGAATACTTTCTCAAAAAAGACAAAACCTACATCGTTGAATTTTTGATAGGAAAGCAAACGGATACCCTTGATCCTGAAGGGAAGATTCTGGAAGAATGGAATCTTGAAAGAATAAAGGATTTCTTGCAATCTCATCGAGAAAAAATCGTTAATGCTGTATTGGGCTTGACAAAACTCAAAGAACAGATACCACCTGATTATTCTGCCATCAAGATTCAGGGAATACGATCGTCGGATTGGGTTCGCAAGGGAGTAAAAGTGGATTTACCTCCACGAAAAATTGAGATTTACAAAAGCGAAATTTTGGAATTCCATCCGGATGGAATAATAAAAGTAGAACTCCACGTTTCTTCTGGGAGCTACGTTCGAGCAATAGCACGGGATCTGGGAAGTCAAATTCAAGTTCCTATAATGGTTCGAAGTTTGATACGAACTAAAATAGGTAATTGGTCAATATATGATTCAATTTTAACGAAAGATATGTCGAAAATCCAGTTTTTTTCTTTGTTGGAGGTACTTCGAGATTGGGATCAGATTGTGGTTCCTATAGAATTAGAAAAAAGGATTTTACATGGAAAAAAAATTCGCTTGGATTTAAGTCAAGTAAAACAAGAAAATTTTTTATTATTAAATGAAAAAAAAGAAATCTTGGCTTGGGGTAAGAAAATCCACTCAAAAGAATATATCTATAAAAAGGTGTTTACAAGATAATCGAGAGGAAAAAAATAACAAATTGATTTAAAAATACTAGTGTTTTAAGAAGGATGGTATGAT
Coding sequences within it:
- the infB gene encoding translation initiation factor IF-2, which produces MAESSGKKIKVVVKGKTKDKGKDLPSDITDVFREGVSSKQKNEKTIETSNTIQKEISLEKKNEQKKVILKSVKKPPELPSKNTTTHEAELEAGKEQKPQEPNKKEEKERKPAPEPIEQIEQKEETQRDETPTILQDVKVKKEEELSELQNKKPLKKIYHHKVQEEVSEEKVEVRSKKQQKEQESERIFNKKNEQRWNQKDQQKKKDESKDFEKHHSSSIPKEITITESIQVSELAKKLNVKPSEIIARLMKLGEMVTINQVLDADTAAIVASEFGTEVKVVSLFEETIIKEDEDRPEDRVPRPPVVTIMGHVDHGKTKLLDVIRKSNVAEKEAGAITQHIGAYQVTTPKGKITFLDTPGHEAFTAMRARGASITDIVVLVVAADDGVKEQTIEAIHHAQAANVPIIVAINKIDLPTANPEKVRKELVQYGLQPEEWGGDTIFCEISAKNNIGIDNLLDMILLQAEMMELKANPKVRPVGRVIESKKDPGKGPVATILIQKGTLKEGDPFVVGIYAGKVRAMFDDYGRRLQVAEPSTPIEIIGIEDVPEPGDPFHVVESEKEAREIAAKRKYYKQITQAKSKQPTWKDLDAWTKEHKELKVIIKADVHGSVEAIRDGLMKLSTEDVKVNVIYGAAGPITESDVNLALASNALIVSFQVRATPKAQEIAEQNNVEIRYYSIIYNLLEDIEKAMKGLLEPKVEEVVSGEAEVRQVFRIAKVGNVAGCMVRKGKISRNERIRIIRDGIVVYDGEVLQIKRFKEDVSEVAEGFECGISIKGYNDIKEGDVIEFYKVVEVVKN
- the rbfA gene encoding 30S ribosome-binding factor RbfA, which translates into the protein MDPVRKRKIESLIQREVSEYIYQKIKKKDDRIAFVSVTRVELTEDFGFARIFFSLFSPNEKENQTTWNIINRYRKQMQSEISKQIRLRRTPKFEFFIDTSIKEGDRILELIEKKSSSEQKDNPDA
- the truB gene encoding tRNA pseudouridine(55) synthase TruB, whose translation is MIYAEKRESVIFAYKPAGITSAGFINLFKKKLKELYQAKLKVGHTGTLDKFAEGLLILLIGQATSFSEYFLKKDKTYIVEFLIGKQTDTLDPEGKILEEWNLERIKDFLQSHREKIVNAVLGLTKLKEQIPPDYSAIKIQGIRSSDWVRKGVKVDLPPRKIEIYKSEILEFHPDGIIKVELHVSSGSYVRAIARDLGSQIQVPIMVRSLIRTKIGNWSIYDSILTKDMSKIQFFSLLEVLRDWDQIVVPIELEKRILHGKKIRLDLSQVKQENFLLLNEKKEILAWGKKIHSKEYIYKKVFTR